A part of Kitasatospora kifunensis genomic DNA contains:
- a CDS encoding serine hydrolase: MGRREAFRGGRQSLNRFFSALFGGRLLEPAQLAQMRTTVEVPAGEMWPGARYGLGVTSTALSCGGLMWGHGGDIPGYQTRTGVTDDGRAVTVAVTADREPTKQGRPDVLALLDATLCR, translated from the coding sequence ATGGGGCGGCGCGAAGCGTTCCGCGGTGGCCGTCAGAGTCTGAACCGATTTTTCTCCGCCCTGTTCGGCGGCAGGCTCCTGGAGCCCGCGCAGCTCGCCCAGATGCGGACCACCGTCGAGGTCCCCGCCGGCGAGATGTGGCCCGGTGCCCGGTACGGGCTGGGAGTGACCAGTACGGCGCTGAGTTGCGGCGGCCTGATGTGGGGGCACGGCGGTGACATCCCCGGTTACCAGACGCGCACCGGCGTCACCGATGACGGCCGCGCCGTCACGGTTGCCGTCACCGCCGACAGGGAGCCCACCAAGCAGGGCCGCCCCGATGTCCTGGCTCTCCTCGACGCCACCTTGTGCAGGTGA